The genome window CTTCAACTTCTTTACCGCTTTGTTCCTGGCCGATTACTTGATGTTCTTTGCTGTTCATTATCTCAGTGGACAGTAGAGAGGAGGAGCTCGACATCCATTTCTACATTTCGAGTTAGATGTTGAGCTCAAGAATTCGCCTCCACCATACCCAAAAACAAAATTGAAGGGAAAAAAGCGCCGATACGACCCGGATATATCTTTTCGTTTTTAGGTATTTCTCATGGTACTCAAGCCATCGAAACAATATCTCCAATTGGACAACTTATCCCCAGCTCTTATCGCTACCGCTGTCGCATCCACTGAGTCGAGCGCTGAAGAGACCACCAAGGCCACGCCCAAGGCCACTGGCATTACCCTTTTCTAGGTTCTCACCAATGCAACTACGAATGCTCGACTGCCACATGAATGCGCCGCAACCATGTCCCACGgaccacctccaccaccacctccgccCCAGGGCGCCCCTCATCCGAACAACTTCAACAATTTCTACGGTTTCAACCTCGATATCGGTTCTCTCCCCGACATGACTGGTGGCCAGGTCAATTACCACTCCCCTCCCCGCGACGCCGACGCCGGGGGCTGCGGCCCTATCTATAGCGCCCCCCTTCGGCCAAGGCCAACGCAACCTTGATCTTCGATCATTTCGGCTAACCCGATTTTGTAGATGGGCGCTGATGGTCAGGACAACGATCTTATGGCCATGCTCGATAATAGTATACTCGGCGGCATAACAGACATTCCAATGAACATCGAATCCGCAGATGACTCCAACATGAGCGGCTCTTTCGGCAACGGGCAATCGACAACAGAAGAGTCTGTCGCGAGAGCTGAAAATCAATTCAACACAGCAGCCAACAATGTTCCTGGCGCAGGGCCCCTCCCTGCTGGCGCGTTTGCTCAGATGAATCTCGCTGGCGCCAGCACCCTTACTGAGTTCACCAAGCGAAGAAATTGGCCCGCCAAGGTTGTAGAAGAGCTCAGAGACTTTTTACAGATTCTCGATGCGAACGGTCGCATTAAGTACGCATCACCTAGCATTCTCCAGGTCACTGGATACAGTGTAGAGGAGATCCAAGATGTATTTCTGAAAGACTTGATCCACCCAGACGACCAAGGTGTTTTCGTCGCAGAACTCAACGAATCCATCGCATCAGGCAACCCGCTACGACTTTTTTACCGTTTCAAAAAGAAGGACGCCGAATATGCGATTTTTGAGACTGTCGGCCATGCTCACATTGCTGGCGCCAAGTTCGCCCCCAATCCAAATAACCAGTCACCCTTCTGCCAGGCCGTGTTCATGATGGCGCGACCATATCCCACCAAAAACGCTGGACTTTTAGACTCTTTCCTTGAGCATAAGATCGAAAATGAACGATTAAAGCGCCGTATCGCCGAGCTCCGTCGTGAAGAGGAGGCCGAAAACGACGAGGCGCAGAAGCAGTGGCTGCAGAGTCAAGAGGGTCGCTCAGACATGACACCATCTGAAGGAACCGGCGTCTCCTCGGGAACCTTTTACCGCCCGGTTAGCGAAAGAGGAATGACAGAAGCCGATCGAGCAGCTCTCAATAAAGCTCTTACACGCGAGAATCTCGAAGGCTCAGTCGCAGGTGGTCGACAGGATTCGCTGAAGGATAAGATGGCACGTTACGAAGGGGCATCGCACACAGACACGATTGAGATGTTGACGGGATTGCGATACATCGAGGGCGAACGAAGCCGGGGAATTACGACTGGTAATGCTAGCCCGACCCTGATCAAGGGCGATGCAGGAATTGCAATTCCGATGGAGCGGGACCCTCGAACAGGCgatagaaagaagaagctcaagacgTCTGAGGAATATGTGTGTACGGACTGTGGTAAGTGGTTTTGTCGACGTAAGTGGCCTGTTGCTTCAATACTAACATGATACAGGCACCCTGGACTCACCGGAATGGAGAAAGGGACCCCAAGGACCGAAGACATTATGCAACGCCTGCGGTTTACGCTGGGCcaagagggagaagaagagaaccAGCACCAGTCATCCTCCTACGGTGGATCAATCTGTATAATCACGAGGCGACGAGATGGCTTCCAACGAGTTATCGATCTACCGGCCTGTAAGATGCGTGACACGACCGAAACGAGGGCAGCAAGTAGCAGTGTTTGCCGCGACATCAGACGAGTTGACCAGAGACACGGTGCCTGGGGCACGACGGAGTTTAGGCTGAAATTACTGATTTGGATGGCGAAAAGCGGGATACACGAGACGCTCACAGCCGGTTGTTCACTTgattattttctttttgcaAACTCACGATTGAACTGGATATTTGATTTGTCACGACTGGGACTACAACACAGATACCTGGAGTGTAGGGAGCATTTGGGCAGACATAGCTGACGTGCGCGCCCTTGATGCGCCACGTATATGAATTGACGCATTTTCTATAGAGTGACTGTCGTGACTAAAAGATGCAACGACATAAAACCCATTTACCTCTGGCTAGGTACCTTATTCAGTGTCGGTCAATACAGTCAGTCGGGGTCTTTTTTCATACGTGACGACGCAGTTCAGCTGAAGCTATGATCCATGGCAGCTGAAATAAGCAATGGCTAATGCTACAGGTCCCACTAAGGCCGAATGGATTGCGTAGAGCTGTAGCTTGTACAGCTGGAACCACGTCAGACACCTCCAGGGCAATCGCAGCAAAGTATTGGATGGATAATACAGCATAACGAACAGTCATACACTCTGGTAGGTAGGCACTGCTAGCTAGAGGGCCATGTAATAAAGGCTTTATTAATTGAGCTGATTGGACGTCCGCTCTCCGAGCTCAATGTACATACAGTACCTGAGACTTGGACCCCTCTCTATTTCAACTTTATCCTTtgcatcatcaacctctctcACATTTACATTTCCCTCTCGATACTAAACAACTTTCAATACAAACATATTTTCCATCCCCTCAAGCCACATCGCAATCATGGATAAGCTCATCAACGCCGCTAAGGATTATCTTGACGACGACAAGGACAAGCGTCAGGGTATGTTCATGTCTCCGTCCTCATATTTTACCTCATAGCTCTTATTACCCCGCCAAGAATCCATGATGCCCCTCATACGACCTCAGATCGTCGAGGGAGGTTAAAGCAACAGCTAGCCGTTATTTTACTGATCTCGACATCTCAACTATAACTCAGACTCCAGATAGCTTCAGCTAATTAATATTCTTTCTAGaacaccagcagcaaggGCATGGACAGCAGCAGGGCTATGGCCAGCAGCAAGGTTACGGACAACAAGAGAGCCAGTACggccagcaacagcagtaCCCTCCTGCCGGTGGCATCCGTTAGTTATTAACGCAGGCTTCCACTCGAGCGAGCGAATCTAACAATACACAGAGTCTCAGGGTGGCGGTGGCTTTTCCAGCTTCCTTGGTGGAAACGTCGACTTTGACAACGCCAAGGAGGAAGCCCATCAGAAAGCCGGATCTTCTGGTGACAAGGATCTCTTTGGAAGCATTCTAGGATCTCTCGGACAGAAGCAGAACAAGCTTGCTGATGAGGACCTCGATGAGGAAGGTAAGTAATCTTTTTGAGATTTCTGTCCGATGGGTCAAGACACATGCTGATGACATATGACCACCAGATGCCATCAAGCAGCACAAGAACACCTACAACAACGACGACTCCCAGCAAGACAGCAAGAGTCTGGGTACCGCTGCTGCTATGCAAGCTCTCAAGATGTTCACCCAGGGCCAGGGCCAGAGCAGCACTGGTGCCAACAGTCAGACTGCGTTTTTGGGACTTGCCTTGGCCGAGGCTAGTAAGGTTAGCTTTGAGGTACAGCACACGTATAAGTCAACGTCTAATATGAATTTATAGCTCTTTGACAACAAGGCCGCATCAGGCAAGGTATCCGAGGGCACGAGCAAGGAGAGCGTCATCCAGCAGGCTGGTGAAGTCGCTTTCAAGATGTACCTCAAGAACCAGGCCGGTGCTGGTGGACAGCAGGGTGGCGCTTCCGGTCTTATGGGTCTTGCTTCTAAGTTCCTGGCTAAATAAGCCCAATAGTTGCTTCGACATGTAGTCACAAGAGGGGGCTAAGTAACACCCTTGATCACCACATGCTAAACAACGATTGAAAGATTCCAAATTCCATTTTCATTTTTGCGACCTAAGTGAGAAACAGCAAAAGCATAATCTTAGTACGACGAGTTTATGCCTTCTGCTTAACCAGATCCGCAACATCCAACCACTCATCAGGTCGGCGCCGGCCAGACTCTGTAGCGTTATGCAAATACTCTTCTGCCTCTGTTGCCCAAGCCAGGAGCTGCTCCTCGCTACCCCATTCTCCTGTAGCCATCAAGCCAATAGAGAGCTTACCCTCACCCTGGTCAGGATCGACGTAGCCAACAGGAGCCGAAACCGCAGGTGTGCCGGTCAAGTTGGCTAAAAAGACGTAGAGCATGTTTCGGATGGTCGTGTTGGTATCACTCATGCCATAGGCTTGATCACCAGGGACAATAGGCCATCCGATCAAGGGGCTTGTGGGTGTCATGATAAGAAGGCCGGGGTGCTTCTGGAATAAGTAGGCGAGATGTTGCATGATGAGCTCTCGTAAAGCCCCGTATTTGAGCATATCAGCTGCAGGAGTCCTGGTACCGACAGACATAACGACCTTGTTAGCGGGTCCTACCAGAGAGAGCCAGTCGGCGGGATTGGGAGTTCGTCGGCGGGCTGACTCGGCCATTTCAGTGATACAGACAACACTGTGCGCAAGTTGCGCCTCAGGGATGTAAGGGATAGTGATGTCGATGATCTCATAACCGCACTTGTTAGCGAGGTAATCGATCGCCCTGTCACAAACCTCTTTGACACGAGGATCAGCCTTGTTCCACCAGTCACGGTAAATTCCCATGACCTTCTTCTGGCCCTTTGGTGGTGGGTCAGAACGAGCAAAACGGCTTTGGATATGACAATCTGGGTTAGGTTGGGACATGACGCGGTAGGCAATAGTCAGGTCTGCGACAGTAGCGGCGATGGGGCCGGTGATACACATTGTGTTATTCATAAACATAGTTCTGTTATGTGTGGTCTTGAGGCCGTAGACGCCATTGAAAGTGGGTGGGATGCGGATACTGCCTCCCGCGTCGGTGCCAACGGCGATGGGGACAACACCAGCTGAGACAGTGGATGAGCCTCCTGAGGAAGAACCGCCAGGATAGTAGGATTTGTTGAGCCAGTTAGTGGGTGTTCCTTGTGCAGCCTGGATTTGTTAGTGGTGTCTTGTACAAAGCGGCTCGTGCTTACATTGCATCCGCTGGTGTCTGATCAAGGTCAGTAATTGAATTAGCAAGACGTTGTATATAGACTCACCGGAGCCA of Fusarium oxysporum Fo47 chromosome I, complete sequence contains these proteins:
- a CDS encoding amidase signature domain-containing protein; this translates as MAPSDFADYPKPVEAPAATYNPTVENNPTFRGIPLVVGANLIAKVGFLQQYFWDNAHFGTIKDIPALDNIPYRFHPTVTPLGPAEPMLDFEPKLLKSQYAESKARYYTASDYHEMYKSGQVTPLQVAEALLPQISRPDGKYSDGWVDNHGKDHLVLEAAKASTERYAAGKPLGVLDGVPIGVKDDTDVKGFHNHIGMKYDPSIETFKEQKESSWPVKKLQEAGAVVIGKNAMHELGSDTSGCNAAQGTPTNWLNKSYYPGGSSSGGSSTVSAGVVPIAVGTDAGGSIRIPPTFNGVYGLKTTHNRTMFMNNTMCITGPIAATVADLTIAYRVMSQPNPDCHIQSRFARSDPPPKGQKKVMGIYRDWWNKADPRVKEVCDRAIDYLANKCGYEIIDITIPYIPEAQLAHSVVCITEMAESARRRTPNPADWLSLVGPANKVVMSVGTRTPAADMLKYGALRELIMQHLAYLFQKHPGLLIMTPTSPLIGWPIVPGDQAYGMSDTNTTIRNMLYVFLANLTGTPAVSAPVGYVDPDQGEGKLSIGLMATGEWGSEEQLLAWATEAEEYLHNATESGRRRPDEWLDVADLVKQKA
- a CDS encoding white-collar 2, which produces MGADGQDNDLMAMLDNSILGGITDIPMNIESADDSNMSGSFGNGQSTTEESVARAENQFNTAANNVPGAGPLPAGAFAQMNLAGASTLTEFTKRRNWPAKVVEELRDFLQILDANGRIKYASPSILQVTGYSVEEIQDVFLKDLIHPDDQGVFVAELNESIASGNPLRLFYRFKKKDAEYAIFETVGHAHIAGAKFAPNPNNQSPFCQAVFMMARPYPTKNAGLLDSFLEHKIENERLKRRIAELRREEEAENDEAQKQWLQSQEGRSDMTPSEGTGVSSGTFYRPVSERGMTEADRAALNKALTRENLEGSVAGGRQDSLKDKMARYEGASHTDTIEMLTGLRYIEGERSRGITTGNASPTLIKGDAGIAIPMERDPRTGDRKKKLKTSEEYVCTDCGTLDSPEWRKGPQGPKTLCNACGLRWAKREKKRTSTSHPPTVDQSV